A segment of the bacterium genome:
GCTCATCGAGGAGGTCACGGATACCATACAGCGGGACGAGGACAGCTGTGTTCACTGCGGGGCCTGCTTGACCGTGTGTCCTTCAGGCGCCCTTTACGTGGACGGGCCGGAAAGGAAGGTGGCCCTCGAAAAGGACAGGTGCATCGCCTGCGGAAACTGCGTCGATGTGTGCACGGTGCATTGCATGAGTTTGTACATCTTTTCCTGAACTCGGCAGTGGAAAGGGGAAAGAGGAAAGTGTAAACTTGATGGACTCGCAAAAAGTCCATCAACGCACCCCGCGCGGGGTGCCCAAATCAATGACCCGCACTGTAAGTCATTGATTTGTGAGGAAAGGGAAAACCACGCTTTTCCCTTTCCGTGGAGCGAAAAGTCCCGGATTGGACTTTTTGCGACTCTATCAA
Coding sequences within it:
- a CDS encoding 4Fe-4S binding protein, which codes for MEKTIIVRFTKQTWNTPVIHGLSRKADLVFNILEAKVLPRQEAYAIMNLEGTAVEYAKGIEYLKSCNVLIEEVTDTIQRDEDSCVHCGACLTVCPSGALYVDGPERKVALEKDRCIACGNCVDVCTVHCMSLYIFS